One genomic region from Leptospira tipperaryensis encodes:
- a CDS encoding Ig-like domain-containing protein, producing MKTLMKTILSFLVVFVSVSCAYGNKNNLPFLAYFDLTNKSDLFSVSQITPGSGVTGISLNTSVQITFSAPLDSLSVTASTFFLKQGGTIIPGSFTMNETSVVFTPNSPLSASTTYTVTIAKEIKSTSGIALKEDLIWSFTTAAILDTVAPAVSLTTPSNGNPAVPNNTSVSVAFSENVNCTTIDNTTFQLDNGAAIPGTVTCGGTAATFTPAATLAPNTAYTARITTGAKDLAGNAIPALYAWNFTTSSAPDVTPPTVSFINPVNGSIGFSVNGSLSIAFSEAVDCATITPASVSLSDGTAIAGTVGCSGSAATFTPIVPLAYATTYTATISTAVKDLAGNSLAAAFIWSFTTGAGPDVTAPSISLVSPANTLTGVGINTSVSAVFSEAMNCATITTASFTLTGGAAVPGTVTCAGTSATFTPTAVLGYNTTYTANVTTTAKDLAGNSVPALYSWSFTTGAAPDTTAPTVSFVSPANTFVGFSINGSLSISFSEALNCATVTTANVTLSDGSGIAGTVGCSGTSATFTPAAALAYGTTYTATISTAVKDLAGNSLAAPYSWSFTTNAAPDTTAPTVSLVTPANTLTGVGINTSVSAVFSEAMNCATITTASFTLTGGAAVPGTVTCAGTSATFTPTAALGYNTLYTANITVAAKDLAGNSITALYSWNFTTGAAPDSTPPTVSFVSPTVATTNVLVNSILSIAFSESLNCATITTASVTLNDGAPVAGTVGCSGTTATFTPTATLAFGTTYTATISVAVKDLAGNSLTAPFTWSFTTGAAPDTTAPSISIAAPANGTTGVATNTVVSVAFSEAIDCPSLTTATFTLNDGGPVAGTVNCTGTTASFTPSAFLAFGTWHTATITVGAKDLAGNPIGAPYSWTFQTGAALDVTPPGVVIQNVKNKSILESGFINGTVTDAGTIATVEVSLDGGAYALATGTNNWKFAIPTGALTWKPNSQHTVQVRATDSANNTTVSPTVTFRKGTNKDINGDGYVDLVAPEYGQGLAYIFHSSGAAGITITNAQFASRIIIGTAASQFGKTATMGDFNGDGFADVAIGSPQFQSAGTNNGRVYIFYSSGTAGVVTSFAAFANNTLTGTNATADRFGDALATGDINGDGFTDLIVGAPSYNGSMGRAYVFHSAGATGIATATVTAGGGGASSFKTGSAANEKFGFSLATGNINGGNEDDLVVGAPGYIFNAGYAGGGLNWGRIYTYYGGAAGLTATVHTITNNTGNAPVAVGVPGGAAQLGYTVAASDVNGDGFADVTGGAPFFIQVGNPNVNQQGRVVVFFSAGGGGIGTPLTVGAAHRAFLGGNAINGQFLGGSLSVKDLDLDGRSDVIMASSNAGPNTVHVFMMPAAAAATRDTTLADINMVAGSAYGINSTINGPGIPFGTSDVNGDGLPDLLVGGAIDQVRIYHSVGGATPFTNNPLAPSTVIFGSGLLGGIGGAASNSNELGFGFY from the coding sequence ATGAAAACATTGATGAAAACAATTCTTTCCTTTCTGGTCGTATTCGTAAGTGTAAGTTGCGCATACGGAAATAAGAATAATTTACCTTTTCTCGCTTATTTCGATCTGACCAATAAATCGGATCTTTTTTCAGTTTCACAAATCACACCGGGATCCGGTGTAACTGGAATTTCTTTGAATACGTCTGTCCAAATTACTTTTAGCGCTCCCTTAGATTCTTTATCTGTAACAGCTTCCACATTCTTTCTAAAACAAGGAGGAACTATCATTCCGGGAAGTTTTACGATGAATGAAACTTCTGTTGTATTCACTCCGAATTCTCCCTTGTCCGCTTCCACAACCTACACCGTTACAATTGCGAAAGAAATTAAATCTACGAGCGGAATTGCTCTCAAGGAAGATCTGATTTGGAGCTTCACGACTGCGGCCATATTGGATACAGTGGCTCCGGCGGTTTCTTTGACGACTCCGAGCAATGGTAATCCAGCCGTTCCCAATAACACTTCGGTAAGTGTTGCATTCAGTGAAAACGTAAATTGCACTACTATCGACAATACTACATTCCAGTTGGATAATGGAGCGGCAATCCCAGGAACCGTAACTTGCGGTGGAACCGCAGCCACATTCACACCGGCTGCGACTCTTGCGCCCAATACTGCTTATACAGCAAGAATTACAACGGGTGCTAAAGATTTAGCGGGAAACGCGATTCCAGCATTGTATGCCTGGAATTTTACCACGAGTTCTGCGCCGGACGTTACACCGCCTACGGTTTCTTTTATCAACCCCGTAAACGGTTCTATCGGATTTTCAGTCAATGGATCTTTGAGTATTGCTTTCAGTGAAGCCGTCGATTGTGCTACGATCACTCCCGCGAGCGTATCTCTAAGCGATGGAACTGCAATTGCAGGAACCGTCGGATGCTCTGGATCTGCTGCTACATTCACACCGATTGTCCCACTCGCTTATGCAACGACTTACACTGCGACCATTTCAACGGCAGTCAAAGACCTTGCAGGAAATTCTCTTGCAGCAGCTTTTATTTGGAGTTTTACAACGGGAGCGGGTCCAGACGTAACTGCACCAAGCATATCCTTAGTCAGTCCTGCAAATACTCTTACCGGAGTTGGAATCAATACGAGCGTAAGCGCGGTTTTCAGCGAAGCAATGAACTGCGCAACGATTACTACTGCAAGTTTTACGTTAACTGGAGGAGCAGCCGTTCCAGGAACGGTAACTTGCGCTGGAACCTCTGCTACGTTCACTCCGACCGCAGTCTTAGGATACAATACTACCTATACTGCAAACGTCACCACGACGGCAAAAGATCTCGCGGGCAATTCTGTCCCTGCTTTGTATTCTTGGAGTTTTACAACAGGCGCGGCTCCGGATACAACGGCTCCAACGGTTTCTTTTGTAAGTCCGGCAAATACCTTTGTCGGATTTTCAATCAACGGATCTCTGAGTATTTCATTTAGCGAGGCCTTGAATTGTGCGACGGTCACGACGGCTAACGTTACTTTAAGTGATGGAAGCGGGATCGCAGGAACCGTTGGTTGTTCGGGCACATCCGCAACATTTACCCCGGCCGCCGCCTTGGCCTATGGGACCACTTATACTGCGACCATTTCAACGGCGGTCAAAGACCTTGCAGGAAATTCTCTTGCGGCTCCATACTCTTGGAGTTTTACAACGAACGCGGCCCCGGATACAACGGCTCCGACAGTTTCCTTGGTAACTCCTGCGAACACCCTTACCGGAGTTGGAATCAATACGAGCGTAAGCGCGGTTTTTAGCGAAGCAATGAACTGCGCAACGATTACGACAGCAAGTTTTACGTTAACCGGAGGTGCTGCTGTTCCCGGAACGGTAACCTGCGCTGGAACCTCTGCTACGTTCACTCCGACCGCAGCCTTAGGATACAACACTCTCTATACAGCAAACATTACTGTTGCAGCAAAAGATCTCGCTGGGAATTCAATCACCGCTTTGTATTCCTGGAATTTTACAACAGGTGCAGCCCCGGACTCGACTCCGCCGACCGTCTCTTTTGTAAGTCCGACCGTCGCGACAACCAACGTCTTGGTAAATAGCATTCTTAGTATTGCATTCAGTGAATCGTTGAATTGCGCGACGATCACTACTGCAAGCGTTACCTTAAACGACGGAGCGCCTGTCGCGGGAACCGTTGGGTGTTCGGGAACGACGGCGACGTTTACCCCGACCGCAACTTTAGCGTTTGGAACAACATACACAGCAACAATTTCCGTTGCGGTTAAAGATCTTGCCGGAAATTCTCTTACGGCTCCATTCACTTGGAGTTTCACAACGGGAGCAGCGCCGGATACAACCGCACCTTCCATTTCTATTGCAGCGCCGGCAAACGGAACTACCGGAGTCGCGACAAACACGGTCGTTTCCGTTGCGTTCAGTGAGGCTATCGATTGCCCATCCTTAACAACGGCGACGTTTACTCTCAATGACGGAGGCCCGGTGGCGGGAACTGTAAATTGCACGGGAACAACGGCTTCGTTTACTCCAAGCGCATTCCTTGCATTCGGAACCTGGCATACTGCAACGATCACGGTCGGCGCCAAAGATCTTGCAGGAAATCCAATCGGAGCGCCCTATAGTTGGACTTTCCAAACAGGGGCAGCATTGGATGTAACTCCACCGGGTGTCGTGATTCAAAACGTAAAAAATAAAAGCATTTTGGAAAGCGGGTTTATCAATGGAACCGTCACCGATGCAGGAACCATTGCAACTGTGGAAGTTTCTCTGGATGGAGGTGCCTACGCACTGGCCACAGGAACAAATAACTGGAAATTCGCTATCCCGACGGGCGCTCTCACTTGGAAACCAAATTCCCAACATACGGTTCAGGTTAGGGCCACGGACTCGGCGAACAATACAACGGTATCACCTACGGTCACCTTTAGAAAAGGAACGAACAAAGACATCAACGGAGATGGTTATGTGGATTTAGTTGCTCCCGAATATGGTCAAGGATTGGCGTATATTTTTCATTCTTCTGGGGCTGCAGGAATTACGATTACCAACGCGCAATTTGCGAGTAGAATCATCATCGGAACAGCAGCGTCTCAATTTGGTAAGACCGCCACGATGGGAGATTTTAATGGGGACGGATTTGCCGACGTTGCAATCGGCTCTCCTCAATTTCAGAGCGCGGGAACCAACAATGGCCGAGTTTATATATTCTATTCTTCTGGAACTGCGGGGGTAGTCACATCTTTTGCGGCTTTTGCTAACAACACTCTTACCGGGACGAACGCGACAGCCGATCGTTTTGGAGACGCTTTGGCAACAGGCGATATCAATGGAGACGGGTTTACGGACTTAATTGTCGGAGCCCCGAGTTATAACGGATCCATGGGAAGAGCTTACGTCTTCCATTCTGCGGGAGCCACAGGAATTGCGACTGCGACCGTTACTGCAGGCGGAGGCGGAGCTTCTTCTTTCAAAACAGGAAGCGCTGCGAATGAAAAATTTGGATTCTCCCTTGCGACAGGAAATATCAACGGGGGCAACGAGGATGACCTCGTCGTCGGGGCCCCTGGTTATATTTTCAATGCAGGTTATGCCGGCGGGGGACTCAACTGGGGAAGAATTTATACGTATTACGGCGGCGCAGCAGGTTTAACAGCGACCGTGCACACCATCACGAACAATACCGGAAACGCGCCTGTAGCAGTAGGAGTTCCCGGAGGCGCGGCGCAACTCGGATACACAGTCGCGGCGAGTGATGTAAACGGAGATGGTTTTGCCGACGTGACAGGTGGAGCTCCTTTCTTTATCCAAGTAGGAAATCCAAACGTCAACCAGCAGGGTCGAGTGGTTGTCTTCTTTTCTGCCGGGGGCGGTGGAATCGGAACACCATTGACCGTAGGTGCGGCACACCGCGCATTTCTGGGTGGGAATGCAATCAATGGACAGTTCTTAGGAGGCTCGCTCTCAGTAAAAGACTTGGATTTGGACGGAAGATCCGATGTCATCATGGCTTCGTCGAATGCAGGGCCGAATACCGTTCACGTATTTATGATGCCAGCGGCCGCGGCTGCGACTCGGGATACAACGTTAGCTGATATCAATATGGTTGCAGGTTCGGCCTACGGAATCAATTCCACAATCAACGGTCCAGGAATCCCCTTTGGAACAAGCGACGTGAACGGAGACGGTCTTCCGGATCTACTCGTAGGCGGCGCCATCGATCAAGTGCGTATCTATCATTCCGTTGGGGGAGCTACCCCCTTTACAAACAATCCTTTGGCTCCATCGACAGTGATTTTTGGATCCGGCTTACTCGGGGGAATCGGAGGAGCTGCATCCAATTCAAATGAATTAGGATTCGGTTTCTATTGA
- a CDS encoding Ig-like domain-containing protein encodes MKQILSLSFIFVLSFSGLLNCLDRGSNSLPPIFSYLDFKGGSPTVPFGVSQISPGSSVNGVPLNTSIQVGFNHNLDSSSINSSAFRLLQGATPIPGSFNTTNAGVVLTPASALASNTSYTVILSKNLKAADGSSLAEDFLWSFTTASSADTLAPIVSLTTPLSSAISVPVNSSVSVAFSETMNCASLNSASFQLNNGAAVPGTVTCTGSTATFTPSSSLLFNTGYTATISVGAQDLAGNPITSAFSWNFTTGSAPDSTPPTVSFASPSNASVGFAVNGSLAVAFSETLNCTTLTTASFVLSDGSAVAGTVSCLGTTASFNPTANLSYNTSYTATITTAAKDLAGNSLAAPFSWSFTTGSAPDITPPTVSLVSPSNSLSGVGVNTSVSAVFSEFVDCTTLTTASFVLNGGSAVAGSVSCLGTSATFTPSATLSYNTSYTATITTAAKDLAGNSIVSNYNWSFTTGSAPDSTPPTVSVTNPLNSSTGFSVNGVISVAFSETLNCGSVTSASFTLNNGSAAAGTVGCSSTTATFTPTSALSFNTSYTATITTAVKDLAGNSIVSSFVWSFTTGSAPDVTAPTVSIVNPINSSTGVATSTTITAAFSEGMDCTTLTTATFTLSNGAGVPGTVSCSGTNAVFTPSASLLPGSSYTATILIGAKDLANNSIASNYSWSFTTGALPDTTNPGVVIQNFVNKSLVETGFVIGTASDAGGVSLVEVSIDGGAYTTASGTTTWNFKLPSGAATWSIGSQHTITARSKDTSGNFSSVASAQVRKGTNKDVNGDGYVDLVSGEYGQGLVYIFHSSGTGGITTTNANLANRYIVGTVAEEFGRSVALEDLNGDGYADVIVGAPGASASAGRVYAFYSSGSAGVSISFVAFASVRIDGGAAGERFGSAIEAGDVDGNGYADLIVGAPNATTSRGKVYIFHSTGAAGITDSSVATASCTLTGSASNDLFGNSLASGNINGDIYADIAIGSYGYNGQRGRVSIFHGSGTGLGAVSSTLTNGSGTVGDQFGFSIAVADVSGDGYADLIGGAPFLNGGRGHVVVYTSSSTSAGISTSAGLGGAIFIIQGTTIDNHFGFSLAARDLDNDGKADVIANSTPNAPAQGLVSIFMTPLLGFTNAGTATLTMTGPLGDLYGWGLATGDVNGDGFPDLLVGSPGYNSFQGRAYIFHSSGTGLSTNAPASASGIIDGSGLTGGAGSNMFGSSVY; translated from the coding sequence ATGAAACAAATTTTATCCTTATCCTTCATTTTCGTTTTATCTTTTTCCGGTTTGTTGAATTGCTTGGATCGGGGTTCGAACAGCCTCCCTCCTATTTTCTCTTATCTTGATTTCAAAGGAGGATCTCCCACAGTTCCCTTCGGAGTTTCTCAAATCAGTCCGGGCTCCAGCGTAAACGGCGTTCCCCTGAATACTTCGATTCAAGTCGGCTTCAATCATAATCTGGATTCTTCCTCGATCAACTCGTCCGCCTTTCGTTTACTCCAAGGAGCCACTCCGATTCCGGGAAGTTTCAACACTACAAACGCGGGAGTTGTCCTTACCCCCGCTTCGGCGCTCGCTTCTAACACAAGTTATACGGTGATTCTTTCTAAAAATCTCAAAGCCGCGGATGGGTCTTCTCTTGCGGAAGATTTTTTATGGAGTTTTACGACCGCATCGAGTGCGGACACGTTAGCTCCGATCGTTTCTCTCACAACTCCTTTGAGTTCGGCAATTTCGGTTCCGGTAAACTCGTCCGTCAGCGTTGCGTTTAGCGAGACGATGAACTGCGCCTCCTTAAACTCCGCATCGTTTCAATTAAACAATGGCGCCGCCGTTCCCGGTACGGTTACCTGCACAGGCTCCACAGCTACGTTTACGCCCTCTTCCAGTCTTTTGTTTAACACGGGTTATACGGCTACAATTTCGGTCGGCGCCCAAGATCTCGCAGGCAATCCGATCACTTCCGCTTTTAGTTGGAATTTTACGACGGGATCGGCTCCGGATTCTACACCTCCGACTGTTTCTTTCGCGAGTCCCTCGAACGCCTCCGTCGGTTTTGCGGTCAACGGTTCTCTCGCGGTTGCGTTTAGTGAAACTCTCAATTGTACAACTTTGACGACGGCGAGCTTTGTCCTAAGCGACGGATCGGCGGTTGCTGGTACGGTTTCTTGTCTTGGAACGACCGCCTCTTTTAATCCAACTGCAAATTTATCGTATAACACAAGTTATACGGCAACGATCACGACCGCGGCAAAGGACCTTGCGGGAAACTCTCTCGCAGCGCCTTTCTCTTGGAGCTTTACAACCGGATCGGCTCCGGATATAACTCCGCCGACTGTTTCTTTAGTGTCACCTTCCAATTCTTTATCGGGAGTCGGTGTGAACACGAGTGTGAGCGCGGTTTTTAGCGAATTTGTTGATTGTACAACTCTTACGACCGCAAGCTTTGTTCTCAACGGAGGTTCTGCCGTGGCGGGTTCCGTAAGTTGTCTCGGGACTTCCGCAACTTTTACTCCGAGCGCGACTTTATCGTATAACACTTCTTATACGGCGACGATTACTACTGCCGCAAAGGATCTCGCCGGAAATTCGATCGTTTCCAATTATAACTGGAGTTTTACGACGGGATCGGCTCCGGATTCTACACCTCCGACCGTTTCCGTTACAAATCCACTGAATTCTTCTACAGGATTTAGCGTGAACGGAGTGATCAGCGTCGCATTCAGCGAAACCTTAAACTGCGGTTCGGTTACGAGCGCGAGTTTTACTCTGAACAACGGATCCGCCGCGGCCGGGACCGTAGGCTGTTCTTCCACCACCGCGACCTTCACTCCGACTTCGGCTCTATCGTTTAACACGTCTTATACGGCTACGATCACAACCGCGGTAAAAGACCTCGCGGGAAATTCTATCGTGTCTTCTTTTGTCTGGTCCTTTACTACCGGTTCCGCGCCGGACGTTACGGCTCCGACCGTGTCCATAGTCAATCCGATCAATTCTTCCACGGGAGTTGCGACGAGCACGACTATCACGGCCGCGTTTAGCGAAGGAATGGATTGTACAACTCTTACGACGGCTACCTTTACTCTGAGTAACGGAGCCGGCGTCCCGGGAACCGTCTCTTGTTCCGGAACCAATGCGGTGTTTACTCCAAGTGCAAGCCTTCTTCCGGGGAGTTCCTACACTGCGACGATTCTTATCGGAGCCAAAGATTTAGCGAACAATTCGATCGCATCCAATTATAGTTGGAGTTTTACTACGGGAGCTCTTCCGGACACAACGAATCCCGGAGTTGTAATTCAGAATTTTGTAAATAAGAGTCTTGTTGAAACCGGTTTTGTGATCGGAACCGCTTCGGACGCGGGCGGAGTCTCTCTCGTAGAAGTCTCCATCGACGGCGGGGCTTATACCACCGCCTCCGGTACTACGACTTGGAATTTCAAACTTCCTTCGGGCGCTGCGACTTGGTCGATCGGTTCCCAACATACAATTACCGCTCGAAGCAAGGATACGTCCGGAAATTTTTCTTCCGTCGCTTCCGCACAAGTAAGAAAAGGAACCAACAAGGACGTGAACGGTGACGGATACGTAGATCTTGTAAGTGGAGAATACGGACAAGGTCTCGTTTACATCTTTCATTCTTCCGGAACCGGAGGGATTACTACTACGAATGCAAATTTAGCAAATCGTTATATTGTAGGAACGGTAGCCGAAGAATTTGGAAGGAGCGTGGCCTTAGAAGATCTCAACGGAGACGGATACGCGGACGTGATCGTAGGAGCTCCCGGAGCCAGCGCTTCCGCGGGAAGAGTCTATGCGTTTTATTCTTCGGGAAGCGCGGGAGTGAGTATTTCCTTTGTCGCCTTTGCTTCGGTAAGAATCGACGGAGGCGCGGCCGGAGAGCGATTCGGAAGCGCTATAGAAGCGGGAGACGTGGATGGAAACGGGTACGCGGATCTCATCGTAGGAGCTCCCAACGCTACGACTTCTCGGGGAAAGGTCTATATCTTTCATTCTACCGGAGCCGCCGGCATCACGGATTCAAGCGTAGCCACCGCGAGTTGTACTCTAACAGGCTCTGCGTCCAATGATCTTTTTGGAAATTCTTTGGCGTCGGGAAATATCAACGGAGACATCTACGCGGACATCGCGATTGGTTCTTACGGTTACAACGGCCAAAGAGGAAGAGTTTCGATCTTCCACGGAAGTGGAACCGGACTCGGGGCCGTATCGAGCACTCTTACAAATGGATCCGGAACCGTAGGGGATCAATTCGGATTCTCCATCGCCGTAGCGGACGTGAGTGGAGACGGTTATGCCGATCTTATCGGAGGCGCTCCGTTTCTAAACGGAGGAAGAGGACACGTCGTCGTCTATACTTCTTCTTCTACGAGCGCTGGAATTTCTACCAGCGCCGGTTTAGGCGGTGCGATTTTTATCATCCAAGGAACCACGATAGACAATCACTTCGGCTTTTCTTTGGCAGCGAGAGATTTGGACAATGACGGAAAAGCTGACGTAATCGCAAACTCAACTCCAAACGCTCCAGCCCAAGGACTTGTTTCGATCTTCATGACCCCTCTTCTCGGATTTACCAACGCAGGAACGGCCACGCTTACGATGACCGGACCTTTGGGGGATCTCTACGGCTGGGGACTTGCAACGGGAGACGTGAACGGAGACGGTTTTCCGGATCTACTGGTCGGTTCTCCGGGGTACAACTCCTTTCAGGGAAGAGCGTATATCTTTCATTCCTCCGGAACCGGATTGAGCACGAATGCACCCGCGTCCGCTTCCGGAATCATCGACGGCTCCGGGTTGACCGGTGGCGCCGGTTCCAACATGTTTGGGTCGAGCGTTTATTAA
- the omp85 gene encoding Omp85 family outer membrane protein produces the protein MPQKYRIFVFTSLLALLGNTFSLAAQGLQNTPSVRIPLDEGKRLDPGQLAEKKEGLYVTALPLFSSDPVRGQGGGIRASFFFNGKKEDPYFEYEPYRSKLTVQLFQTNQGVKNHFIQFDSPYIFNTAFRWKSSLGLDYNPNSQYFGIGESSLHSLSYRPRNQPGMPLVNNANFDDYENSQSYIRPSRAGSEITPTVSDQGYNQYLFNSTTLFNSIDFTFWKAFKWVVANEISKNIIRHSDGQWNPSKDPYLAGSIWETSVPNGESKLTEDYHAGKIKGYNGGEIIYMRAGIAYDTRDFEPDPDRGILIEMNVANVSKRTGSDFNYNKLFFQTKYFYKLFPSVFEELVFATRGALGYTSSGAPFSEVRYMWSLDGPMTGIGGLQTMRGYRQDRFVAPMVGFGSAELRWRFVTFRIGEQLFTMSLVPFFDVGRVWNSEKHLNLVGYKHSYGGGLRIIWNQATVILLDFAKSKEDTQMFLDFSHAF, from the coding sequence ATGCCTCAAAAATATAGAATTTTTGTTTTCACGAGTCTTTTAGCGCTTTTAGGAAATACTTTTTCTCTTGCAGCGCAAGGACTTCAGAACACACCGAGCGTAAGAATTCCCCTGGATGAAGGTAAGAGACTCGATCCGGGACAACTAGCGGAAAAGAAGGAAGGGTTGTATGTAACCGCGCTTCCACTTTTTAGTTCCGATCCGGTTCGCGGACAAGGGGGAGGAATTAGGGCAAGTTTCTTTTTCAACGGGAAGAAGGAGGATCCGTATTTCGAATACGAACCCTATCGAAGTAAACTTACCGTTCAACTCTTTCAGACAAACCAAGGAGTGAAGAATCATTTTATTCAATTTGATTCTCCTTATATCTTCAACACTGCGTTTCGTTGGAAAAGTAGCCTTGGGTTGGATTACAATCCCAATTCTCAATACTTTGGAATTGGGGAATCCTCTCTACATTCACTTTCTTATCGTCCGAGAAATCAACCTGGGATGCCTCTGGTAAACAACGCAAACTTCGACGACTATGAAAATTCTCAAAGCTACATACGTCCGTCCAGAGCCGGTTCCGAGATCACTCCGACTGTGAGCGATCAGGGGTACAATCAGTATTTATTCAATTCGACGACTTTGTTTAATAGTATCGACTTTACGTTTTGGAAAGCGTTCAAATGGGTCGTAGCCAATGAGATTTCAAAGAATATCATTCGCCATTCCGACGGACAATGGAATCCGTCAAAGGATCCTTATCTCGCGGGAAGTATTTGGGAGACATCCGTTCCCAATGGAGAATCTAAACTTACCGAAGACTATCACGCCGGCAAGATCAAGGGATATAACGGCGGAGAGATTATTTATATGAGAGCGGGAATCGCATACGATACGAGAGACTTTGAACCCGATCCGGATCGAGGAATCTTAATCGAGATGAACGTGGCTAACGTGTCCAAAAGAACGGGTTCCGATTTTAACTATAACAAACTTTTCTTTCAAACAAAGTATTTCTATAAATTATTTCCAAGTGTATTCGAAGAATTGGTTTTCGCAACGAGAGGAGCGTTAGGCTACACATCCTCGGGAGCTCCATTTTCTGAAGTCCGATATATGTGGAGTTTGGACGGTCCAATGACCGGGATCGGAGGTCTTCAGACGATGCGGGGATACAGACAGGATCGATTTGTCGCGCCGATGGTCGGTTTTGGAAGCGCGGAGCTTCGATGGAGATTTGTCACCTTTCGGATCGGAGAACAACTCTTTACGATGAGCTTGGTTCCTTTTTTCGACGTGGGAAGGGTTTGGAATTCCGAAAAACATCTGAACCTGGTCGGTTATAAACATTCTTACGGAGGTGGTCTGAGAATTATTTGGAATCAAGCCACTGTGATCTTACTCGATTTTGCAAAGTCAAAAGAAGACACACAAATGTTTTTAGATTTTAGTCACGCATTTTAG
- a CDS encoding circularly permuted type 2 ATP-grasp protein — protein sequence MLLTNYQTESFYDEMFSPEGGIRQSYHFLKSRIETMDDRELVRRKTSAEKALLSLGITFNVYGDEEEEERIMPFDIIPRIITAHEWRKLEEGLKQRTRALNLFINDIYHDEKIIKDGIVPAEYVYSSPGYLKECKGINPPQGTWIHISGTDLVRNGDGTVHVLEDNLRCPSGVSYVLENREVMKKTFPELFASLSVRPTYDYPIRLRGMLEYMSGKSNPSIAVLTPGIYNSAYYEHSFLAQKMGVPLVEGSDLVVKDEKVYMRTTRGLKIVDVIYRRIDDSFLDPLVFNKDSLLGVPGIFEAYKKGNVAIANAPGAGVADDKVLYTFVPAMIKYYLGEEAIIPNVPTYLCSNEKDRTYVKENIENLVVKAANGAGGYGMLIGPRSSKKEQEEFRGLIDQNPRNYIAQPVLSLSRVPTLIEDKLEGRHVDLRPFILYGEDIYVMPGGLTRVALRKGSLVVNSSQGGGSKDTWVMGEG from the coding sequence ATGCTTCTGACCAATTACCAGACAGAATCTTTCTATGATGAAATGTTTTCCCCGGAAGGCGGGATTCGCCAGAGTTATCATTTTCTAAAATCGAGAATCGAAACCATGGATGATCGGGAATTGGTCCGAAGAAAGACGAGCGCCGAAAAGGCTCTTCTTTCCCTCGGAATCACTTTTAATGTTTATGGGGACGAGGAGGAAGAGGAAAGGATTATGCCTTTCGATATCATTCCTCGAATCATCACCGCACACGAGTGGAGAAAGTTGGAAGAGGGTCTGAAACAAAGAACAAGAGCTCTCAACCTTTTTATCAACGATATCTACCACGATGAAAAGATCATCAAGGACGGGATCGTTCCTGCGGAATACGTCTATTCTTCTCCCGGTTATCTTAAAGAATGCAAAGGAATCAATCCTCCTCAAGGAACTTGGATTCATATTTCGGGAACCGACTTGGTCCGCAACGGAGATGGTACCGTTCACGTTCTCGAAGACAATCTCAGATGTCCTTCCGGAGTTTCTTATGTATTAGAAAATCGTGAAGTGATGAAAAAAACTTTTCCGGAACTTTTCGCAAGTCTTTCCGTACGTCCTACTTATGATTACCCGATTCGTCTTCGTGGGATGCTCGAATACATGAGCGGTAAATCCAATCCTTCGATCGCGGTTTTAACTCCCGGGATCTATAACTCCGCCTATTACGAACATTCTTTCTTAGCGCAAAAGATGGGAGTTCCTCTTGTGGAAGGAAGCGATCTTGTAGTCAAAGACGAAAAAGTTTACATGAGGACCACTCGCGGACTCAAGATCGTTGACGTGATCTACAGAAGGATCGACGATTCTTTCTTAGACCCTCTCGTCTTTAACAAGGATTCTCTCTTAGGAGTTCCCGGAATTTTTGAGGCGTATAAAAAAGGAAACGTAGCGATCGCAAATGCTCCCGGAGCCGGCGTTGCGGACGATAAGGTTTTATATACTTTTGTTCCCGCGATGATCAAATACTATCTGGGTGAAGAAGCGATCATTCCTAACGTTCCTACCTATCTTTGTTCGAACGAAAAAGATAGAACATACGTAAAAGAGAATATAGAAAATCTCGTAGTAAAGGCGGCGAACGGAGCCGGGGGTTACGGGATGTTGATCGGTCCTCGTTCCAGCAAAAAGGAACAGGAAGAATTCCGCGGACTCATCGATCAGAATCCGAGAAATTATATCGCGCAACCGGTCCTCAGTCTTTCCAGAGTTCCCACTCTGATTGAGGACAAATTGGAAGGAAGACACGTGGATCTTAGGCCGTTTATTCTCTACGGAGAAGACATCTATGTGATGCCGGGCGGTTTGACTCGTGTTGCCCTTAGAAAGGGATCTCTTGTGGTCAACTCCTCTCAAGGCGGCGGATCCAAAGATACCTGGGTGATGGGCGAAGGCTAA